The nucleotide window aaaaaaaaaaaaaaaaaaaaaaNNNNNNNNNNNNNNNNNNNNNNNNNNNNNNNNNNNNNNNNNNNNNNNNNNNNNNNNNNNNNNNNNNNNNNNNNNNNNNNNNNNNNNNNNNNNNNNNNNNNtatatatacaataataaataaataaatgaataaatattatatttatatatattataaatatttatatatcatataacATACCGAATTTTgcacaaaaaaaaaaaaaaaaaaaaattaaataaaaaaatgggtaaatatattattactatttaAGTAATGCCTCAATTATAtcttttctttaatttaaaagtacaatatgaattttttcttttctttttttttttttttatatataatacttctataaatatagaaaaaaaatataatattatgataaaaaaaaataaaaaaacataatatcATCAAACGCACacatacataaatatattataaatgtatattcatattaaaatgatatatttttaataaaaagttatttttttatttttttttttttacatatggaaaataatatgttcagtttgttatattttagTTGACGAAGAATTAGGTTCCacaaaacaaaacaaatatatacatatatatatatatatatatatatatatatatatatatataataaaataataataaataaattatataattaatttatatttaaaaaaaaattatatttcataaaattaattttacaaatgaaaattatagaagaaatttttatataccacaaaaaataacatGAAAACAAcaaggaaaaaaatattaaaataatatatatatatatatatatatatattaccaatttgatttaataaataaaaaaaaagaagtaATGCCTTCATGTTCTTATAATCAAATACAGCCCAAATAAGgtcatttttattaaaataatacttttgaaaaaattatatttattcattgAACAAAAAATGGTTTTGTTGTTAAGTTAGGaagattatatatttttgtaaaatataaactgttattttttatttcatcatcttatacatatatatatatatattgttcccaattttgtttaaaaatatatatatatattctgaatatatatattcaatataaaatattagtaacacacacacaaaaaaaaaagaaagaaacTGAAGAAATAACCATTTTACAAGAAATTCTCTCTTAAAATTTTAACGGTGTCGTTTGGATTTTTGACTTTATATCCTTTTACTCTTTTGTCACAGAAAAGTTCGTAATCATTTCCCCCCTTCAATGAAgtaaaaatgtattttataatgacaacaaaagaaaaaacaaaataaattattacatatgaaatatggacacaaaatatatacctaagtaaatgaataaataaatatatacatatatattattttatttgatataCCTTATCTGTGCGATCaccaaaaaaataaatttcgtcaaatttattttctaaatgTTTTAAACAAAAGGTTTTATCCCATCCctaaatttttaaatttacaaatttattttttagtCATATACAGAAAGataaaagaatatacatattatatatatatatatgtatgtatatatgtatgtatatatgtatgtatatatgtatatatatatacttgatttttttttctgtttaattattttttggtATTACTTTTGGAAAACAATCTATGGATATTTGTCCCCCCATGGAAAAATTTAAATCAAAATCTTCAAACCTTTCGAAATTAAAATagaaaagatataaattatatatatatatatatatatatatatatatgtagatatagatatatttatttattgatCATTTATCATGTCTAAAATACtacaaattttttattatttattttattatatatatatatatatatatagttatATTTTCTGTTTACTCTTTGCATAAATTATCACGAAATTTTTCAAtagtattattttttaaattataacGAAAGAATTCATCTCTTTCTTCTTGACTACAATTTCTACCGATGGGGCTTATATTAACTATTCCGTTCCTTAACTCTATAAAGGTTCCTCTAAAAAGGTACAAATATATGCAagtgtatatatgtatatttatttatttattgttcATTTGTCATTTGTGCATTTTAATGGAAACCTTTTCTTTGGTATATCCAAGTTGgcaatatattttaaactataatttatcaatttttttaatcGGTCTTCTCCCAAAAAGTTGACTATActctatatatatatataaataaaagaaagaataattaaaattaaaatatgccattatatactttatcaaatatatatataatatatatatatatatatatatatatatatttattaatttcacataaacattaaaaaatgaagaaataaaaatgggAAAAATTTTTCACATTACCTCTGCAAAATACtcttcatcatttttatgtgCAACAACTCCGTTTTcagaaaatatataatcgAATATTTCTGGgtctttaaaaaataaataaataaatatatatatatatatatatatatatatacatttatatatgtacgtatttatatatattttcttttttcttttttttttttttccttgttacatttaatttgttccctaatttttttataatcgGAACCACCAACTATTCCTAATACAAACCCTTTCTTTGATTTAAGTTCTAACAAAGTATCAACAACATTTTGTTCAATTGTCTGatatggaaaaatatatatgtataatttgtttcaatatgaaaattatacGAGTGAAAATATTCACATTTaagtgtatatatatatatatatatttatactattaaaaatatattctattattatataatataatgcTACAAGTTGGAAAACATTTactattataatattcacatatgtacatatatatatatatatatatatagtatatattatttttgtacTTTTCTTGAATTTGTAAGGGTCCCATCTACATCAAATAGAAATATTGCCTTTTTCTTATTCatacttttattatcacaaaaaaaaaaaaaaaaaaaaattttttttttaaattattttttttttttttttttttttttttttttttttttttttNNNNNNNNNNNNNNNNNNNNNNNNNNNNNNNNNNNNNNNNNNNNNNNNNNNNNNNNNNNNNNNNNNNNNNNNNNNNNNNNNNNNNNNNNNNNNNNNNNNNtttttttattctttatttttttattctttatttttttattctttatatattttattctttatatttttatgttaattataatttttttttttttatttatatatttcacattttatatttgaatttttcctatttctttttttatatatattataaactGAAAGGTATTAGTAGTGCCCTAGGTTATGgaatatatgtataaaataatgttttattataatttttataattatgcacatgaaaaaaatttttttttttttaattaaacacattattaaaaatgattaccattatttttttatttttttgacaagaatacatatatatatagaagaCTATGgtttaagaaaaaaaaaaaaaa belongs to Plasmodium reichenowi strain SY57 chromosome 10, whole genome shotgun sequence and includes:
- a CDS encoding phosphomannomutase, putative — its product is MNKKKAIFLFDVDGTLTNSRKTIEQNVVDTLLELKSKKGFVLGIVGGSDYKKIREQIKYPEIFDYIFSENGVVAHKNDEEYFAESIVNFLGEDRLKKLINYSLKYIANLDIPKKRGTFIELRNGIVNISPIGRNCSQEERDEFFRYNLKNNTIEKFRDNLCKEFEDFDLNFSMGGQISIDCFPKGWDKTFCLKHLENKFDEIYFFGDRTDKGGNDYELFCDKRVKGYKVKNPNDTVKILRENFL